A stretch of Henckelia pumila isolate YLH828 chromosome 4, ASM3356847v2, whole genome shotgun sequence DNA encodes these proteins:
- the LOC140861745 gene encoding uncharacterized protein, translating to MKFDLVYDHLIINGFDPSYTIWVFHGETYIPQFQGQSSSGKVQKKEGESRDAYNLYRDAFVSDEGVGHNMSEARDSEFGDLLEDAETPLFPGCTTYTKLSAVVTLYNYKSTNGHTDNSFNELLKILGEMLPGKNTLPKDVYSVRKLLKPFDLGYEKIHACPNDCCLFRKDLKDLDSCPKCGSSRWKVDKVTNKVSKGVPEKVLRYFSVIPRLQRMFKSEEKAENLIWHSNHKSQDHMMRHPVDSVAWDTINHKWPAFASDPRNLRLGLATDGFNPFGDLSSRYSCWPVILVNYNLPPLMCMGKENLMLTLLIPGPKQQGNDIDVYLEPLVEDLKELWDTSVETYDAFSKSVFNMKAILMWTINDFPAYGNLVGCATKGKVGCPICGEGVCSMWLKYSRKFAYLGHRIFLAPNHPFRQKKKWFDGNKETKGKPRPLTGLEIFDAMKDIENDWGKKQKSTDINNTKKKRKTRDDSKKAQNPVHMWKKRSIFFNLPYWSGLLLRHKLDVMHVEKNVCENIIGTMLNLKKKSKDGVNSRKDLMHLNIRKELHPQVKGKNMYHLPAASYTLSKKEMAVFCSRLKKIKLPDGYSSNIGNCVSLEECKVIGLKSHDCHVLMQQLLSVALRSLLPKGPRNAVFLLCAFYNELCQRVLDRNRLEQLEENIAETLCMLERYFPPSFFTISVHLTIHLAREARLCGPVHFRWMYPFERFMKTLKGYVKNRARPEGCIAECYLAEERMRFCSAYIKKAASVGLRSNRNEDLENGLMEGRLISQGKEKFLEEHVLQAAHRYVLFNTAEIDPFIKMHIEELKQTDHRFTSNETLLQKRHMETFAEWLSKHVPDNSSDRIRWLAHGPRKNVMSYTGYIINGQRFHTVDVARSTQDSGVSVEADTICQSSSTGTHTVGRLSYYGVIQDIVLLDYYFFRVPVFRCDWANPGTGVKIEDGFTLVNLHQGLRTFENDPFILASQAKQVFYSRDNDESNWYVLLKAPPRGIHNMNLLEEDAYTVSKPLDVSKLEINITEKEPYSRNECEGIDVTDIP from the exons ATGAAATTTGATCTAGTGTACGATCACTTAATTATTAATGGGTTCGATCCTTCTTACACGATTTGGGTCTTCCATGGTGAAACTTATATTCCACAATTTCAAGGTCAAAGTAGTTCAGGAAAAGTTCAGAAAAAAGAGGGTGAAAGTAGAGATGCTTATAACTTATATAGAGATGCCTTTGTCTCGGATGAAGGGGTTGGACACAATATGTCTGAGGCAAGAGATTCTGAATTTGGTGATTTATTAGAAGATGCTGAAACTCCTCTCTTCCCTGGTTGTACAACTTATACAAAGTTGTCAGCCGTCGTTACATTATACAATTACAAGTCCACAAATGGTCACACTGACAATAGTTTCAATGAGCTCCTTAAGATCTTAGGTGAGATGCTTCCAGGAAAAAACACTCTTCCAAAAGATGTTTACTCGGTGAGAAAGTTGTTAAAACCATTTGATTTAGGATATGAGAAGATTCACGCGTGTCCAAATGATTGTTGTCTATTTAGAAAAGATCTTAAAGATTTGGACTCATGTCCAAAGTGTGGTTCTTCAAGATGGAAGGTGGACAAAGTCACCAACAAAGTTTCTAAAGGAGTTCCTGAAAAGGTTCTACGTTATTTTTCCGTGATACCAAGATTGCAAAGGATGTTTAAATCAGAAGAAAAAGCCGAAAACTTGATTTGGCATTCCAACCATAAAAGTCAAGATCATATGATGCGTCATCCAGTTGATTCAGTAGCTTGGGATACAATAAATCATAAGTGGCCAGCTTTTGCATCAGATCCTAGAAATCTTAGGCTTGGTCTTGCAACAGATGGATTCAATCCTTTTGGTGATCTTAGTTCTAGATATAGTTGTTGGCCTGTTATTTTGGTCAATTACAACCTTCCTCCATTGATGTGTATGGGGAAGGAAAATCTTATGTTGACATTATTGATTCCAGGCCCGAAGCAACAAGGAAATGATATAGATGTATACTTGGAACCTCTAGTAGAGGATTTGAAGGAGTTATGGGACACGAGTGTAGAGACGTATGATGCATTTAGCAAGTCAGTGTTCAATATGAAGGCTATTTTGATGTGGACAATCAATGATTTTCCAGCATATGGAAACTTAGTTGGATGCGCCACAAAGGGGAAAGTTGGTTGCCCAATATGTGGTGAAGGCGTATGTTCTATGTGGCTTAAGTATAGTAGAAAGTTTGCATATTTAGGCCACAGAATATTTCTTGCTCCTAATCATCCATTTCGTCAAAAAAAGAAGTGGTTTGATGGGAATAAAGAGACAAAAGGCAAACCTAGGCCTTTGACTGGATTAGAAATTTTCGATGCAATGAAAGACATTGAAAATGATTGGGGTAAAAAGCAAAAAAGTACGGATATCAATAACACAAAGAAAAAGAGGAAGACTCGGGATGATTCCAAAAAAGCTCAAAACCCAGTTCACATGTGGAAGAAGAGGTCAATATTCTTCAACTTGCCGTACTGGAGT GGGCTTCTGCTACGTCATAAATTAGATGTGATGCATGTTGAAAAGAATGTCTGCGAGAATATCATAGGCACAATGCTAAACTTGAAGAAAAAATCCAAAGATGGTGTTAACTCTCGCAAAGATTTGATGCATTTAAACATTAGAAAAGAATTACATCCTCAAGTAAAAGGGAAAAACATGTATCACTTGCCTGCTGCCTCTTACACATTGTCTAAAAAAGAAATGGCTGTATTTTGCTCTAGGTTGAAGAAAATAAAGTTACCTGATGGCTATAGCTCCAATATTGGTAACTGTGTTTCTCTAGAAGAATGTAAGGTTATTGGGTTGAAATCTCATGATTGTCATGTTCTAATGCAACAATTGCTCTCTGTAGCATTGAGAAGTCTTCTACCAAAAGGTCCACGTAATGCTGTATTCTTGCTTTGTGCGTTTTACAATGAGTTGTGTCAAAGAGTGTTAGATAGGAACCGTCTAGAACAACTCGAGGAGAATATTGCTGAAACTCTATGCATGTTGGAGAGGTACTTTCCACCTTCTTTCTTTACCATCTCCGTTCATTTGACAATTCATTTGGCAAGAGAAGCTCGTCTGTGTGGGCCAGTCCATTTTCGCTGGATGTATCCATTTGAAag ATTTATGAAAACTCTTAAAGGGTATGTGAAAAATCGAGCGAGGCCAGAGGGTTGCATAGCTGAGTGTTACCTCGCTGAAGAACGAATGCGGTTTTGTAGTGCTTATATAAAAAAGGCAGCTAGTGTTGGTCTCCGATCTAATCGGAATGAGGATTTGGAGAATGGATTAATGGAAGGTCGCTTGATTTCTCaaggaaaagaaaagttttTAGAAGAACATGTGTTGCAAGCAGCACATCGATATGTGTTGTTCAATACTGCAGAAATTGATCCTTTCATAAA GATGCACATTGAGGAGCTCAAACAAACAGATCATCGTTTCACAAGTAATGAAACATTGTTACAAAAGCGACATATGGAAACATTTGCTGAATGGTTATCAAAACATGTTCCTGACAACTCTTCAGATCGGATTCGATGGCTAGCACATGGTCCAAGAAAGAATGTCATGTCTTATACAGGCTATATTATAAATGGACAGAGGTTCCACACAGTTGATGTCGCAAGGTCGACTCAAGATAGTGGTGTTTCGGTTGAAGCTGATACTATTTGTCAATCTAGTTCTACTGGCACACATACAGTAGGAAGACTATCATACTATGGGGTTATACAAGATATTGTGTTACTAGACTATTATTTTTTCAGAGTGCCTGTTTTTAGGTGTGATTGGGCCAATCCTGGAACTGGTGTCAAAATTGAAGATGGATTTACATTGGTCAACTTACACCAAGGACTAAGAACTTTTGAAAATGATCCTTTCATTTTAGCATCACAAGCAAAACAAGTTTTCTATTCTAGGGACAATGATGAATCAAATTGGTATGTGTTGCTTAAAGCACCGCCTCGAGGTATTCATAACATGAATTTGCTTGAAGAGGATGCATATACGGTATCAAAACCTCTTGATGTCTCCAAACTTGAGATTAACATTACTGAGAAAGAACCGTATTCAAGAAATGAGTGTGAGGGAATTGATGTGACTGATATCCCGTGA